Proteins encoded by one window of Kiritimatiellales bacterium:
- a CDS encoding helix-turn-helix domain-containing protein — protein sequence MPARVLQRIRQSYRSSYPLDVLEVTAAGCCPTETKPLDLPALDSARAHALSEAVRWGEPYTFFLLPNVISWIIPVVKDNEILGGLLGGAVMPDDDPYERLESVNHLASAGCSREAAEQFMKSLPVWTNRDQPQKAAEFLFALTCCEVKWDMMLLSENRKKALRQRQIAEEIHRRKQGPANRTLIDDERRLLSLMKAGDQKGARRELNKTLGALFSHTADNLLLKAHVIEMMGYLVRSALEDSPHMSPLIEKNHAWMKNVIDAEDFEQLSDVVADALDDFMRNIYLQGHRSVNETVARILNYLGDNFHENITLEAVANEVSLSTFRIAHLVKESTGKTVLQHVHQLRIREAQRLLEQSDLSCTNIAYEAGFGDQSYFIKQFRKQLGITPAKYRRLYHSQKSQPEE from the coding sequence TTGCCTGCCCGTGTCCTGCAGCGCATTCGCCAAAGCTATCGCAGTTCATACCCGCTGGATGTGCTTGAGGTGACTGCCGCCGGGTGCTGCCCGACGGAAACCAAGCCGCTGGATCTGCCGGCACTCGACAGCGCACGCGCACATGCGCTCTCCGAAGCTGTGCGCTGGGGTGAACCCTATACATTTTTCCTGCTGCCGAATGTAATCAGCTGGATCATTCCGGTGGTGAAAGATAATGAAATTCTCGGCGGTCTGCTCGGCGGCGCGGTCATGCCGGATGATGATCCGTATGAACGGCTTGAAAGCGTCAATCACCTCGCGAGCGCCGGCTGTTCACGTGAAGCAGCCGAACAGTTTATGAAGTCGCTGCCGGTCTGGACAAACCGCGATCAACCGCAAAAAGCGGCCGAATTTTTGTTTGCGCTCACCTGCTGTGAAGTGAAGTGGGATATGATGCTGCTCAGTGAAAACCGGAAAAAAGCGTTGCGGCAGCGGCAGATTGCCGAAGAAATTCACCGGCGGAAACAGGGACCGGCAAACCGCACACTGATTGATGATGAGCGCCGTCTCCTTTCGCTAATGAAGGCCGGCGATCAAAAAGGCGCACGACGCGAACTGAACAAAACACTCGGCGCACTGTTTTCACACACGGCCGACAATCTTCTGCTTAAAGCACATGTAATTGAAATGATGGGGTATCTGGTTCGCAGTGCACTTGAAGACAGTCCGCACATGAGTCCGCTGATTGAAAAAAATCATGCCTGGATGAAAAATGTTATCGATGCCGAAGATTTCGAACAGCTTTCCGACGTCGTTGCCGATGCCCTTGACGATTTTATGCGTAATATTTATCTGCAAGGACACCGCAGTGTAAATGAAACCGTCGCGCGGATTCTCAATTATCTCGGCGATAACTTTCATGAAAACATCACGCTCGAGGCTGTTGCTAACGAAGTATCGCTGAGCACATTCCGCATTGCGCATCTCGTTAAAGAATCCACCGGCAAAACTGTTTTACAGCACGTTCATCAACTGCGCATTCGCGAAGCGCAGCGATTGCTCGAACAAAGTGATTTAAGCTGCACCAATATCGCCTATGAGGCCGGCTTTGGCGACCAAAGTTATTTCATCAAACAATTCCGCAAACAGCTCGGCATCACCCCTGCTAAATACCGCCGCCTCTATCATTCACAAAAAAGTCAGCCGGAAGAATAA